A single Candidatus Thalassolituus haligoni DNA region contains:
- a CDS encoding MATE family efflux transporter, whose amino-acid sequence MSFTSAVPAPGWAATQGRILAIAWPVMLSNITVPLLGLVDSAILGHLPDAAYLGAVSIGAQLFTLLCWSFGFLRMGTTALTARSRSTAEQTGVLGHAFWLALPLSAIIGCCGWLLLPQVIPWMGATQAVSDGAQLYLSIRVISVPAVFAQYALLGWFIGRGQTRVPLIIMTVTNLANGGLDALFVYGMDMTTDGVALGSVIADYLGLVTGLWFVWRQQSGVEALADQHCLIHKVLQRWHRRPSWQQLQPMIRINRQLFVRTLTLLLVFAFFNAQGARQGELILAANSLMITLLLLISNALDGIAHAAESLTGQALAQTGQTAHQRRSRDAIERLSVNVQRIVIITGVNSLTLAILLSLTFTAAGNWLWPLFTNNPALLPLLDEYQIWLIGLPLVGFWSYWLDGLCIGAGAASTMRNAMLTAALLVFMPLWWLTSELGNTGLWLSFYAFLLARAVFVMRFTLQLYREPVSFAPEH is encoded by the coding sequence ATGTCGTTTACATCCGCTGTGCCAGCCCCCGGCTGGGCCGCGACACAAGGTCGCATCCTCGCCATTGCCTGGCCGGTGATGCTGAGCAATATCACCGTTCCACTGCTGGGTCTGGTCGACAGCGCGATTCTCGGCCATCTGCCCGACGCCGCCTACCTCGGCGCCGTCTCAATTGGTGCCCAGCTGTTTACCCTGCTGTGCTGGAGCTTCGGCTTTTTACGGATGGGTACAACCGCGCTGACTGCGCGCAGCCGCTCGACCGCCGAACAGACCGGGGTATTGGGCCATGCATTCTGGCTGGCTCTTCCCCTGAGCGCCATTATTGGCTGCTGTGGCTGGCTGCTGTTACCTCAGGTAATCCCCTGGATGGGGGCGACGCAAGCGGTCTCTGACGGTGCCCAACTGTACCTCAGTATTCGAGTCATTTCGGTGCCGGCAGTCTTCGCCCAGTATGCGCTGTTGGGCTGGTTTATCGGCCGTGGCCAAACCCGTGTACCACTGATCATTATGACCGTCACCAACCTGGCGAATGGTGGCCTGGATGCCTTGTTTGTCTATGGTATGGACATGACCACTGACGGGGTTGCCCTCGGCAGCGTTATTGCCGACTACCTCGGTCTCGTCACCGGGTTGTGGTTTGTCTGGCGGCAACAGAGTGGCGTTGAGGCTCTCGCTGACCAGCACTGCCTGATTCACAAAGTCCTACAGCGTTGGCACCGCCGCCCGTCCTGGCAGCAACTACAGCCCATGATCCGCATCAACCGCCAGCTGTTTGTAAGAACGCTGACGCTGCTCTTGGTGTTTGCCTTTTTTAACGCCCAGGGTGCACGTCAAGGCGAGCTGATTCTGGCGGCCAACAGCCTGATGATCACCTTGCTGTTGCTGATTTCCAACGCCCTGGACGGCATTGCCCATGCGGCAGAAAGTCTGACTGGACAAGCACTGGCGCAGACCGGTCAAACCGCACACCAGCGACGCAGCCGCGATGCTATCGAACGCCTGTCTGTTAACGTTCAACGCATCGTTATTATTACTGGCGTCAATTCTCTGACATTGGCAATCCTGCTGAGCCTGACCTTTACCGCTGCGGGCAACTGGTTATGGCCACTGTTTACGAACAACCCGGCGCTGTTACCACTATTGGATGAGTATCAAATCTGGCTGATTGGTTTGCCTCTGGTGGGCTTCTGGAGCTACTGGCTGGATGGGTTGTGTATCGGTGCCGGTGCCGCCAGTACCATGCGTAATGCCATGTTAACTGCCGCATTACTGGTCTTCATGCCGCTTTGGTGGCTCACCAGCGAGCTGGGCAACACCGGTTTATGGCTGAGTTTTTATGCGTTTTTATTGGCCAGGGCGGTATTTGTGATGCGCTTCACACTTCAGCTTTATCGCGAACCTGTCTCTTTTGCACCAGAGCACTAA